In the genome of Synergistaceae bacterium, the window GAGTCGGCTGTGGACGGGGCAGTTGTCAAGCCGAATTTCCTGCGCCCTCTGTACACGGCTGTAGTTACGGTGAATGATAATGGTTACGTGGCATCGGAAGACTGCTACGCATTCGAGGCGAAACTGATGACAGAAGCAGCCTGGACAGCAGAAAGCGACTCAGACTGGCTTTCAGTGTCCACGAAATCAGGCGGCGAGGGGAGCAGCAGCCTGTATTACACAGCCAGGAAGAATAACACCGGCGAGGAGCGCACAGGGACAATAACGGTCAAGTCAGGCGTAGACGAGGTATATATCACGTACACGCAGAAGGCGCAGGCACAGTAAGACGCTCTGAGCTTCCGCGCTGATACAGTGAAAATATTGCGGCCGGGGATTTTGATTCTCTGGCCGCGGTTTTTTTTGCTGGCAAACGGATATAATATACAGGTTTAATCCCAATAAATTACGAAGGGAACGTGCAAAAGTTTAATGGCAAGAATATTCAACAATGAATGGCAGAGGACGAAACTTTGCGGGACATTCACGGAAGATGACGCAGGGAAGGAAGTCCGCGCAAATGGCTGGGTGCGTGCAAGGCGCGACCTCGGCGGAATAATCTTCATTGAGGTGTGGGACTGGACCGGGCCGATTCAGGTAGTGTTCAACCCTGAAGCCGGAGAGATTCACGACATGGCCGGGAGACTCCGCAACGAGTACTGCATAGCGGTCAAAGGGAAAATGCGTATACGTCCCGAAGGCACCGACAATCCCGAACTGAAGACAGGAAATATTGAGATTGTAGCGTCAGATTTGCTTGTGATGTCGAAAGCAAAACCCCTCCCGTTTGAAGTAGGCGACGAAACAGAAACAGTTGACGAGAACATACGCCTGAAATATCGCTATCTTGACATGCGCCGTGAAAAAATGCAGTTCAACATGAGGACACGCGCAAAGATTAACTCATTCACGCGGCGTTATCTTGAGGAGCGGAATTTTGTCGAGCTTGAGACTCCCATGCTGACGAAGGCAACCCCGGAGGGCGCGAGGGATTATCTTGTTCCTTCACGTGTCAATCAGGGCTGCTTCTACGCACTTCCGCAGAGTCCTCAGCTCTTCAAGCAGATACTAATGATTTCCGGGTTCGACAGGTATTATCAGATTGCGCGGTGCTTCCGTGATGAGGATTTGCGCGCAGACCGCCAGCCGGAATTTACGCAGGTTGACATAGAGATGAGCTACATTGTTGAGGACGATATTATGTCGCTCATTGAGGGCTACATGAAGGGACTCTTTAAGGAGATTCGCGGCGTTGACATTCCGACTCCGTTCATGAGAATGTCATACTGGGACGCGATGGACAAATACGGCAGCGACAAGCCGGATTTGAGGGTGAAACTTGAGCTTTGCGACTTGGCGGACGCATTCAGGGACTCAGGGTTTGAGCCATTCCGCAGAATTTTGGAGAACGGCGGAGTTGTTCGGGGACTCAGGCTTCCGGGGGGAGCGTCATTATCACGCAAAGAAATTCTTGACCTCGAAGCCCGCGCAATAAAGCTCGGCACATCGGGACTCGCAAATTTCCTCTACAAGGACGGCGGACTAAAAGGCCCTCTCGTGAAATTCCTGAAGCCGGAAGATTTAGAGAAGGTTAAAGAACTCGGAGCAATGCAGCCCGATGACGCGCTATTTATCGTGGCTCATGCCTCACGCGCTAAAGCCTGCGAGATTCTCGGAACGTTGCGGCTTGAGTTAGGGAAGAAACGCGCTGACCTTTTCGACGACTCGCCGGACAACTGGCGGTTCTTGTGGGTAACAAAATTCCCGCTGTTTGAGTGGAACGCTGACGAAAAACGCTGGGAGGCTATGCATCATCCGTTCACGTCCCCTGCGCTTGACAATGATACGCCGTTTGACGAAGATCCCGCGAACGCATTAGCCCGGGCGTATGACTGCGTACTCAACGGCAACGAGGTCGGCGGAGGCTCAATCAGGATTCATGACCCTGATGTTCAGGCGAGACTCTTCAAGTGTCTTGGGATTACTCCTGAAGCGGCCAAGCGGAGATTCGGGTTCTTCCTTGACGCATTGTCATACGGGACTCCTCCTCACGGGGGGCTTGCTCTCGGTGTTGACAGGCTCGTGATGTTACTTTGCGGAGGAAACTCAATCCGCGATGTTATGGCGTTCCCTAAGACGCAGAAAGCTCAGTGCCTAATGTCAGGTGCGCCTGACGCTGTAGAGCAGGAAAGACTCGATGAACTTGCAATCAGCGTAGTGAAGGACGAGTAACAAAGGACAAAAAAATTCCCCCCGCCGAATTATGACAGGGGGATTAATTTTATTCCGGCTACTTGTTTGTTGCCTCGTCAACTGCCGCATTGAGGGCGCAAACCGCGCAGGCTTCTTTCGCGCTGTGGACGCTTCCGCATTTCGGGCAGGTTACCATGTCGCCCTCTGTGGCGTATAGCCTTATCCCGTGGCATTCGGGGCATTCGTAAATGTCAACGTGAACCCTGTCGGCCTTCAGAAATGAGCTTCCCATAGGATAGCCTTTCTCCCTGAGCTTTAATTCTTTCTTGCATGACGGGCAAATTTTTTCTGCCATCTCAATACATCACCTTCCGTTAATTTCCCGCAATTATATCACGTGTCCCTGCACTTAAATTTACGGGGATTTAATTTATGGCTTGCCGTGAAAATTTTTGTCCGCACAATTTCTACACGAATCGCAGAGGCTCTCCGGCGGAAAACGGGGAACTTTTTTTCTTAGTGTATAATTTCAGAAATTCATAACCTTACAGGGGGGAATAATTTTCATGAAACGTACACTGACATTTTCACTTGCTGTTGCGCTGGTATTAGTGGCCTCTGTTCTTTTCGCGGCGACAACAGAATACTTCTCGCGCCTTTCTTGCCTTGTGCCTACAGACTGGCGTTACTCAGAAAGCAGCGGCGGCTCCGTTTCTCTCTACAGCAACTACAACAGCAGCGAACGCATGTGGGTGGATGTCGGGAAAATCGGAAGCGGCGAGCTTCTCGAAGACATTGCGCGGGATTACTACAGCCAGGTGCAGGGCAGGGACTTTCAGAGAATCAGCGACTACTATTCATTCACCTATGACGGGAACGGCTATACGTGGTACGTTAGAGTCGCAGACAACCGCACACTTTCGGGGCTGACATCTACAACGTACTGCGTTTTCTCTTACACGTCAGCCACTGACCCAAGGGATGCCGTTGACGTTTTCGACTCGATTACTGTCAGAGGGGATTGGATGAACAGCGGCGGAGGCGGTTCAAGCGGGGGCTGTAACACCGGGCTGTTCTCTCTTTTGGGACTGCTGGCAGGACTCGCGCTTCTCAGAAAGAAATAGTGTTCTCAGGAATCACGAAACGAATCGCAGAGGCTCTCCGGGAAAAATCCGGAGGGCTTTTCTTTTTCCCGTTAAAGACAATCCCGCAAAGCACCGAAAAACTAAGTGAAATAAAAGCGTCATGGAATCTTTCAAGAAGGAGGAGCGTAATAATGATTGGCAGAATATCAGGGCAATACAGCGCGGAAGCCCTGCAAGGTAAAAAATCAAGGCGCAGTGTGTCATACAACAGCGGATCTTTCACGGAGACCGACAACGCTAATATAAGCTCGTTCGGCTCACTTCTGGCAAAAGTCAACGCCGAGATAAAGAATATTCCCGATGTCCGCGAAGACGTAGTAGCAGACTTCAAATCACGCATTGAGTCGGGAACTTACAATCCCCCGCTCGACAAGCTGGCTAATGTTCTCTACATGGCCGGAATGCTTGAAGCCGCAGAAGAGTAAACGCTATGCGCCCTGACGCTGAAGAGCTTATTGACGCGGTGTTAGATGAGGCAGACTGCATTGACGATCTTATAGAGGCAGTCCGGGAACAGCGCGAGGCCATGCGCCGCCGTGATACTGAGACAGTGAACGCCCTTATGGATGAGACCCGCGATTTGTCGTTCGAGGCACAGTCCCAAGAGAAACAGCGCGATGACATAGCAAGGAGATTCGCGGAAAAATATTCCTGCGGGACATCGGCCAGTTCTTTGGTGTCAGTTATGGATAAAGACGAACAGGAAGAATTTAACGGGGCTGTGGACAGATTAACGCAGTCCGTTTTTGTGTTGAAGTCTGAAATGATGATATTAACCGGCCTTATTGACCAGCACGAACAATATACGTCAATGCTCCTCTCAGAATGGCGCAGGCTTAACGGTGATATAGTGTCGCAGTCTGGTTCGGCTGATTTCAGGGGGTAATATAACATGAGCAGCACTTTCGGAGGAATGGAACTAGGCAGGAGCGCGCTAAACGCTTTTAGGCTGGGTATGCAGACGGTCGGACATAATATCTCAAATATGAACACCGAGGGCTATTCCCGCCAGCGAGTAAATTACGCGACTGTAACGCCTGAGAATATATACGGTGTCGGCCAAGTCGGGCAGGGCATGACCATTACGAGTATTGAGAGGATACGCGATGAGTTTCTCGATTTCCAGTTCCGCGACAATCAGTCGACATTAGGCTACTGGGAGAAGATTAATGACCTCTACGACTCGATTCAGAATTATATCTCAGAGCCTAACTCATCAGGAATCCGCGCCGCTATGGATACATTTTTCACGGACTTGCAGACGTTGCAGGAGAAGCCCGAAGACACCGCAACCCGGCAGGCTCTCGTAACATCCGCTAACTCTATAGGCTCAATGCTCGGAAACCTCATAGACAGCTTCAACACGTACAATGAAAGCATAAATCTTGAAATTCAGCAGGCAGTTGATGACGCAAACGCAATGCTTCACGACATAGCCGCCCTCAACAGGGAAATTTACGAGGCAGAAGCCCTCAATCAGAACGCCAACGACCTACGGGACTCCCGCGATGTGTTAATCGATAAATTGTCCAAGATGATGGATATATCCTACAATGAGCCGAAAGAATACGACGGCGTGAAGGGTGAATTTTTCCTCTCTGTGAACGGCAAAGTTTTGGTGCAGGGTCAGAACGTTCGCGAGCTTAAAGCACACGCTTTCATGTGGGACAATCAGGTGTACTATGATGTTCAGGTCGCGGAGAATGAGTTTGACATAGTGCAGGATCCGAATATCGCTGAGGCATTAGCGACAGGCGCGGAGGGATCGTATCAGCTCACGGTTGACAGAATAGCCAACGGAGTCGAATGGACAGCAGGCGGGGGAAATGCTCACTGTCTCGAAACTTACGCGGTAAAGACATCAGAATTTGAGAACGGAATAATCCTGAACGATAACAGCGCGGATATACCGTATAAATTGCAGTTCCGTGTTCTTGACGCAGACAGCAAGCCGAGTGTATTAACCGTGAAAATCGACAAGGCCGCTTCAGGCTGGACTCTCCGCGCCGATAATGGCGGAACAACCGAGACACAGACAATTACAGGCGACATAACAGCGTCAAACCTCGCGCAGTTCATCAGCGACAAAGCAACGGCTCTTAACGTAGGACTCTCGGCAAAAGCTGACGGCAGCGCGATAATTTTTGAGGCTACAGCAACAGTTACAGCGACAAATGAAACATCCCCGCTTGAGCTGACAGACTACTCCGGCATGTTAGGCGCGCTGACTGAGGCAAAACGCGAGCTTCTCGCCGTAAACATGCGTACAGAACCTGCGACTCTCGATGACCCGCTGAACATTTCCGGCTCATTCCGCATTCAGGTCGGCACGCAGGGGACTCGCATAACGTCAAACAACTTCAGCGCGAACGCAGGAAAAGCCCTGAAGGAGGGCGAAATTCTCACGGCGATGAAAAGCGGAGACACTGACGCGGTGAGGAAGCATACATTCCGCATAGGCGTTTCAGGGGATTAGGTCGACATTTCAGCAACATGGAACGATTCAACAGGGAAATGGGTGCTTAGTTCAGACTTGGGCAACAACGTTACGGCGGGCAGTGCTCTAACGGTTGAAGACTTGACTAACTTTATATCAGCGACATTCACAAAGTCAAGAGACTCAGACAACCCCGCACTTTCAGGGATGAGAGTTACGGCGGGGAAATCATCATCAGGAGTCTACACTCAGTTTTACGTTGAGAGCAAAGACAATCACCTTGTATCAATTTCCGATGTTGAAGGGAATTTAGCGGCCTCAATGGGAATGGTGAACGACAGCCCGGTGATTACGATTGACGTAGAAAGCTCCGACAGCCTCAACACGATTCGCAACAAGATAAACGAGAAATATCAGGCCGAATTTGGACTCACAGAGCCGGAGCAGTGGGTTCACGCCTCAACGGACAACGGATATTTAGAGATTTCCGCGAATGTCGCAGGGGAAGCACAGCGCATTACGCTTATGGGAGCTGAAGACGGAAATATGCAGGTCTTGCGCCGTCTCGGTCTCACCCGTAATCAGGCAATCACAACGGACATCAAAGACTCGAACGGAAATTATATGACAAGTTTCCGGGAAGTCGCGTATATTCCTGAGTCGGGAGTCGCTGAGGATGCCTCGTTCAGCCTGAACGGAGTCCGCTGGCTTTCGTCCGACAACAAAATGAACATGGCAAGGAGAATCCCGGCCACATCGGGAAATGTCCGCGACCGCTACAAGGCCACAGAATTAACCGAAATCAACCCGGGTATGTGGCTCAACCTCAAGAACACAGGAACGACAACAATAAAAGTCCTCCATCACATAAAGGACGGCACAATCAAAGGACTTGAGGAAGCCCGCGATGAGATGATTCCCAACCTGAAATCGGAGCTTGATGAAATGGCTTACGGCCTCGCAAAAACTCTCAACGCTTATCAGTATTCAGGCTACGGGGTCGGCTCTGACTCAAACACAACGGGAGTCGCCTTCTTCAAGAGTCTTGCGTTCATGTCAGGAGCGGCGGAAAAACTCAGCGTAACAGACAAAGTATTTTATGACCCGTCATTAATCGGCGCGGCAATGGGCAGCAAGGACGAGAACGGACTCGCAGTCTCAGGAAAAACAGCAGGCACCGGCGACGGCTCCAACGCC includes:
- a CDS encoding flagellar biosynthesis anti-sigma factor FlgM, coding for MFSGITKRIAEALREKSGGLFFFPLKTIPQSTEKLSEIKASWNLSRRRSVIMIGRISGQYSAEALQGKKSRRSVSYNSGSFTETDNANISSFGSLLAKVNAEIKNIPDVREDVVADFKSRIESGTYNPPLDKLANVLYMAGMLEAAEE
- the flgK gene encoding flagellar hook-associated protein FlgK — translated: MSSTFGGMELGRSALNAFRLGMQTVGHNISNMNTEGYSRQRVNYATVTPENIYGVGQVGQGMTITSIERIRDEFLDFQFRDNQSTLGYWEKINDLYDSIQNYISEPNSSGIRAAMDTFFTDLQTLQEKPEDTATRQALVTSANSIGSMLGNLIDSFNTYNESINLEIQQAVDDANAMLHDIAALNREIYEAEALNQNANDLRDSRDVLIDKLSKMMDISYNEPKEYDGVKGEFFLSVNGKVLVQGQNVRELKAHAFMWDNQVYYDVQVAENEFDIVQDPNIAEALATGAEGSYQLTVDRIANGVEWTAGGGNAHCLETYAVKTSEFENGIILNDNSADIPYKLQFRVLDADSKPSVLTVKIDKAASGWTLRADNGGTTETQTITGDITASNLAQFISDKATALNVGLSAKADGSAIIFEATATVTATNETSPLELTDYSGMLGALTEAKRELLAVNMRTEPATLDDPLNISGSFRIQVGTQGTRITSNNFSANAGKALKEGEILTAMKSGDTDAVRKHTFRIGVSGD
- the aspS gene encoding aspartate--tRNA ligase, which translates into the protein MARIFNNEWQRTKLCGTFTEDDAGKEVRANGWVRARRDLGGIIFIEVWDWTGPIQVVFNPEAGEIHDMAGRLRNEYCIAVKGKMRIRPEGTDNPELKTGNIEIVASDLLVMSKAKPLPFEVGDETETVDENIRLKYRYLDMRREKMQFNMRTRAKINSFTRRYLEERNFVELETPMLTKATPEGARDYLVPSRVNQGCFYALPQSPQLFKQILMISGFDRYYQIARCFRDEDLRADRQPEFTQVDIEMSYIVEDDIMSLIEGYMKGLFKEIRGVDIPTPFMRMSYWDAMDKYGSDKPDLRVKLELCDLADAFRDSGFEPFRRILENGGVVRGLRLPGGASLSRKEILDLEARAIKLGTSGLANFLYKDGGLKGPLVKFLKPEDLEKVKELGAMQPDDALFIVAHASRAKACEILGTLRLELGKKRADLFDDSPDNWRFLWVTKFPLFEWNADEKRWEAMHHPFTSPALDNDTPFDEDPANALARAYDCVLNGNEVGGGSIRIHDPDVQARLFKCLGITPEAAKRRFGFFLDALSYGTPPHGGLALGVDRLVMLLCGGNSIRDVMAFPKTQKAQCLMSGAPDAVEQERLDELAISVVKDE
- the flgN gene encoding flagellar export chaperone FlgN, with protein sequence MRPDAEELIDAVLDEADCIDDLIEAVREQREAMRRRDTETVNALMDETRDLSFEAQSQEKQRDDIARRFAEKYSCGTSASSLVSVMDKDEQEEFNGAVDRLTQSVFVLKSEMMILTGLIDQHEQYTSMLLSEWRRLNGDIVSQSGSADFRG
- a CDS encoding zf-TFIIB domain-containing protein, with protein sequence MAEKICPSCKKELKLREKGYPMGSSFLKADRVHVDIYECPECHGIRLYATEGDMVTCPKCGSVHSAKEACAVCALNAAVDEATNK